In a single window of the Rhodothermales bacterium genome:
- a CDS encoding glycosyltransferase family 87 protein — MRPLLATWKRYPFIGLLAALSVAVIPASLAWTTARVFVLVVTGEMGFVTDFSYYYEAAERFVRDPLTLYPDPFGFMYPPLSVLLFLPLLALPVPASFLLSVVGIAVLAAACVELTIRLYERARDERIGTPLRVTLLLIGFATAPVFHNLKYGQVNVLVLFLGLVFLWLLQRDRPLAAALVLSVGFWLKLYPLALCLIGLRRGWAARGAVGLVLGIVVAPLVLLPFVPAELYRQYVFDLLPYWSGVTNTHALNQSITGVLEHIQLPLDTYLLSRDTPVGGFANAVNAVVLLGGLGGLYGAYFLGRLRYEVVGVAVLAVLPVVSALGWEHTYVLALPLYLYALLEVRDRGPAAQAFVALAVLVFMIPKPPEPAMVWTFAHWPRLLVDVFYARFLIVTLVLLGVVPVWMRTRRATAETQRAPAA; from the coding sequence GTGCGCCCGCTGCTCGCTACCTGGAAACGGTACCCGTTCATCGGCCTGCTCGCCGCGCTCAGCGTGGCGGTGATTCCGGCTTCGCTGGCGTGGACGACGGCGCGCGTCTTCGTCCTCGTCGTGACGGGCGAGATGGGATTCGTCACCGACTTCTCGTATTACTACGAAGCGGCGGAGCGCTTCGTCCGCGACCCGCTCACGCTCTACCCTGACCCGTTCGGATTCATGTACCCGCCGCTGAGCGTGCTGCTGTTCCTGCCGCTCCTCGCGCTCCCGGTGCCCGCGTCGTTCCTGCTCTCGGTCGTCGGGATCGCCGTGCTCGCGGCGGCGTGCGTCGAGCTTACGATTCGGCTCTACGAACGGGCCCGGGACGAGCGCATCGGCACCCCGCTCCGGGTGACGCTGCTGCTGATCGGGTTCGCGACGGCGCCGGTGTTCCACAACCTGAAGTACGGGCAGGTGAACGTGCTCGTGCTCTTCCTCGGCCTCGTCTTTCTGTGGCTGCTGCAGCGGGACCGCCCGCTCGCGGCGGCGCTCGTGCTCAGCGTCGGGTTCTGGCTCAAGCTGTATCCCCTCGCGCTCTGCCTCATCGGGCTCCGGCGCGGGTGGGCCGCACGCGGCGCGGTCGGACTCGTGCTCGGCATCGTCGTGGCGCCGCTCGTGCTGCTGCCGTTCGTGCCGGCGGAGCTATACCGACAGTACGTGTTCGACCTCCTCCCGTACTGGTCGGGCGTGACGAACACGCACGCGCTCAATCAGTCCATCACCGGAGTGCTGGAGCACATCCAGCTTCCGCTCGATACCTATCTCCTCTCGCGGGACACGCCGGTCGGGGGATTTGCGAACGCGGTCAATGCGGTCGTTCTCCTGGGCGGGCTCGGCGGGCTCTACGGGGCGTACTTCCTCGGGCGGCTGCGCTACGAAGTGGTGGGCGTCGCCGTCCTCGCGGTGCTGCCCGTCGTGTCGGCGCTCGGGTGGGAGCATACCTACGTCCTCGCGCTCCCGCTCTACCTCTACGCGCTGCTCGAAGTCCGGGATCGCGGGCCGGCAGCACAGGCGTTCGTCGCGCTTGCCGTATTGGTTTTTATGATCCCGAAGCCGCCGGAGCCAGCGATGGTGTGGACGTTTGCGCACTGGCCCCGCCTGCTCGTGGACGTGTTCTACGCCCGTTTCCTGATCGTCACACTCGTGCTGCTCGGCGTGGTGCCGGTGTGGATGCGGACGCGGCGCGCGACGGCCGAAACGCAGCGCGCCCCGGCAGCCTGA
- a CDS encoding dodecin family protein: MAIAKVIEISSESKTSFDDAALNAIKEVAKTVKDVKHVWIKDMEIFVQDDGSYLYRTNCKVTFIVRNSGDMS, translated from the coding sequence ATGGCTATCGCCAAAGTAATCGAAATCAGCTCCGAATCGAAGACGAGCTTCGACGACGCTGCGCTCAACGCGATCAAGGAAGTCGCCAAGACCGTCAAGGACGTCAAGCACGTCTGGATCAAGGATATGGAGATCTTTGTGCAGGACGACGGTTCCTACCTCTACCGCACGAACTGCAAGGTCACGTTCATCGTGCGCAACTCCGGCGACATGAGCTAA
- a CDS encoding S41 family peptidase — protein sequence MKRSLRTAAPAVIVALGLGLLAGFFMPRDDDFFALKKNFTIFGKLYEELATGYVDDLDSEQLMRTGIDAMLQTLDPYTVFIDEADNEDIEILTRGRYGGVGLTVGQRGGKTVVLQPVEGASAFEQGVRTGDVITNIAGIPTDDLESDEIRDLLRGDPGTTVEIRVEREGEPEPLDFRLTRSEVQLKNVTYAEYVGNPADGVGYVKLERFSRDAAEEVAAAIQKLYSEGPLNALVLDLRGNPGGLLEAAVDISGHFLPQGSVIVSTRGRQPESERVYRSRAAPVALDVPLAVLVDGGSASASEIVAGAIQDHDRGIVVGERTFGKGLVQIIRGLPYHTSLKMTTAKYYTPSGRCIQAVEYSRDEVGGRAVEVADSLRRAYTTVGGRPVYDGKGIEPDIEASLGEMSELEAALVRQAAFFLFANRYAATHEAEGDAFSVSDADLRAFHDWLATQDFTYRTRAEQALDGLAENLDGAGYDETADEIEELRRELWEEKELDFERHAPRLKERLRREILARYLGESAQIEASFRDDYQFNRARELLADASSYRGVLSAE from the coding sequence ATGAAACGCTCGCTCCGCACCGCCGCCCCTGCCGTCATCGTCGCCCTCGGGCTCGGCCTGCTCGCGGGCTTCTTCATGCCGCGCGACGACGACTTCTTCGCCCTCAAGAAGAACTTCACCATCTTTGGCAAGCTCTACGAGGAGCTCGCTACGGGCTACGTCGACGACCTCGACTCCGAGCAGCTCATGCGGACGGGCATCGACGCGATGCTCCAGACGCTCGACCCGTACACCGTCTTCATCGACGAGGCGGACAATGAGGACATCGAGATCCTCACGCGCGGGCGCTACGGCGGCGTCGGCCTCACGGTGGGGCAGCGCGGCGGGAAGACCGTCGTGCTCCAGCCCGTCGAGGGCGCGAGCGCGTTCGAGCAGGGCGTCCGCACCGGCGACGTCATTACGAACATCGCCGGCATTCCGACCGACGACCTCGAGTCGGACGAGATCCGTGACCTCCTCCGTGGCGACCCCGGCACGACGGTTGAGATCCGCGTCGAGCGCGAGGGCGAGCCAGAGCCGCTCGACTTCCGCCTCACGCGCTCCGAGGTCCAGCTCAAAAATGTCACGTACGCGGAGTACGTCGGCAATCCCGCCGACGGCGTCGGCTACGTCAAGCTCGAACGGTTCTCGCGCGACGCGGCCGAGGAAGTCGCGGCGGCGATCCAAAAGCTCTACAGCGAGGGCCCGCTGAACGCGCTCGTGCTCGACCTCCGCGGCAACCCCGGCGGCTTGCTCGAAGCGGCCGTCGACATCTCCGGCCACTTCCTCCCGCAGGGCTCCGTCATCGTCTCGACGCGTGGCCGGCAGCCCGAGAGCGAGCGGGTCTACCGTAGCCGCGCCGCCCCCGTCGCGCTCGACGTCCCCCTCGCCGTCCTCGTCGACGGCGGCAGCGCCTCGGCCTCGGAGATCGTCGCCGGTGCGATTCAGGACCACGACCGCGGCATCGTCGTCGGCGAGCGGACGTTCGGGAAGGGGCTCGTGCAGATCATCCGCGGCCTCCCGTACCACACCTCGCTCAAGATGACGACGGCGAAGTACTACACCCCGAGCGGCCGGTGCATCCAGGCCGTCGAGTACTCCCGCGACGAGGTCGGCGGCCGCGCCGTCGAAGTCGCCGACTCGCTGCGCCGCGCGTACACGACGGTCGGCGGCCGGCCGGTCTACGACGGTAAGGGGATCGAGCCGGACATCGAAGCCAGCCTCGGCGAGATGAGCGAGCTGGAGGCGGCGCTCGTCCGGCAGGCCGCGTTCTTCCTCTTCGCCAACCGCTACGCGGCCACGCACGAGGCCGAGGGCGACGCGTTCTCCGTCAGCGACGCCGACCTCCGCGCGTTCCACGACTGGCTCGCCACGCAGGACTTCACGTACCGCACGCGGGCCGAGCAGGCGCTCGACGGCCTCGCCGAGAACCTCGACGGCGCGGGCTACGACGAGACCGCCGACGAGATCGAGGAGCTCCGCCGCGAGCTGTGGGAGGAGAAGGAACTCGACTTCGAGCGGCACGCGCCCCGGTTGAAAGAGCGGCTCCGCCGCGAGATCCTCGCCCGCTACCTCGGCGAGAGCGCGCAGATCGAGGCCTCGTTCCGCGACGACTACCAGTTCAACCGCGCTAGAGAACTGCTCGCCGATGCCTCGTCGTATCGCGGCGTGCTGAGCGCCGAGTGA
- a CDS encoding sulfite exporter TauE/SafE family protein has translation MDPVNILILGTAGLVGGFVAGLLGVGGGIIFAPVLLFFYQATGVPADLVVPLTAGSSLFCTLMAALSGTYSQVKLGMVRTRVVWIAGLFAAVAVTLTTLFVTTQPWYDQQVFGLVLAVILLLAVVRMLRKRTTGGEPIEMRGEADRVPVPALAVAGAAAGTVASAAGVGGGIVMVPVYNQLLRLPLKEAAATSMATIVLISLSGVAIYVLSGLGAGTPTTALGYVDFGQAVWLALPAILTARLGVKVASRVNVLAIRWGFAALATVVAVRLIWRAIG, from the coding sequence ATGGACCCGGTCAATATCCTGATTCTCGGCACGGCGGGGCTCGTCGGCGGGTTCGTGGCGGGGCTGCTCGGCGTGGGCGGCGGGATCATCTTCGCGCCCGTTCTGCTCTTCTTCTACCAGGCGACGGGCGTCCCGGCCGACCTCGTGGTGCCGCTCACGGCAGGGTCGAGCCTGTTCTGCACCCTCATGGCAGCGCTCTCGGGGACGTACTCACAGGTCAAGCTCGGCATGGTGCGGACCCGCGTGGTATGGATCGCGGGGCTCTTCGCCGCCGTCGCCGTTACACTGACGACCCTCTTCGTGACGACGCAGCCGTGGTACGACCAGCAGGTCTTCGGGCTCGTGTTGGCGGTGATCCTGCTGCTGGCCGTCGTGCGGATGCTGCGGAAGCGGACGACGGGTGGTGAGCCCATCGAGATGCGCGGCGAGGCGGACCGGGTGCCAGTGCCCGCGCTTGCGGTGGCAGGTGCGGCGGCGGGCACCGTAGCGAGCGCGGCGGGCGTCGGCGGTGGCATCGTGATGGTCCCGGTCTACAACCAACTCCTCCGCCTCCCGCTCAAAGAAGCCGCTGCCACCTCGATGGCGACGATCGTGCTGATCTCGCTGAGTGGCGTGGCGATTTATGTGCTCAGCGGGCTCGGCGCAGGCACGCCCACGACGGCGCTGGGCTACGTCGATTTCGGGCAGGCCGTGTGGCTGGCCCTCCCCGCGATCCTGACGGCCCGGCTGGGCGTGAAGGTCGCCTCGCGCGTCAACGTGCTGGCGATCCGCTGGGGGTTCGCGGCCCTGGCCACCGTCGTCGCGGTGCGGCTGATCTGGCGCGCGATCGGCTGA